The nucleotide sequence ATCAAGATCGTTGCTAACTACCCATTGGTTTAGTACCTCTGTGAAGTTATCTTGACCCCGAATGACCGAACCTACTTCCATGTTGCTTTCCTTTCTACATCTATACTGCTACGACACCATTGAGCCAAGCTCACTACACAACATCTTTACATTAGACCAAAACTTAGCAGATTTAAACAATATTAACAGTAACTTAAAAATAGATTGAGCGATTCCCCCGTGTATAGCGTGTGGTCAGCGAGGTGGCACCGACTATCACAAATTCAAACTAAACAGCATTATTAATAAAAAGTTGCCCTTACCCGCACTAACTCTCACACTAGGGTAAACCCATTAACCACAAAAATGATGTGAGTACGTTATGTCTTTCAATATGACTATTGATAATGAAATTGCACTTATTACTTTTGACGATGGCAAAGTCAATGCTGTAGGTTTCGGCCTTATTGACGCGTTTAATCAGGCACTCGATAGTGCGGAAGCAGACGCGAAGGCCGTGGTTATCTATGGCGGCGAGGGGAAATTTTGCGGCGGCTTCGATCTTTCAGTCATGAAAGGCGAGGACAAAGGCCAGCAACAGGCGTTGGTCAGCGCTGGGGCGGCTCTCGTTAAGCGGCTATACGCCTTTCCCAAGCCTGTTATTATGGCCGCCGAAGGCCATAGCATCGCCCTTGGCGCCATTTTTCTCATGGCTGCAGACTTACGCATTGGAAAAGATGGCGACACTAAATACGGTTTAAATGAAACGGCAATAGGTATGGTGCTGCCTAGTTTCGGCATGGAATTAGCCAAAGCGCGTCTCGCCAGTACTTCGCTAACCGAAGCATTACTATTTTCGCGTATTTATCAAGGTGAAGAAGCCGTGAAAGCGGGGTATCTCGATGCGGCAGTACCGCAGGATAACGTGCTAAACACTGCCATGAGTTATGCGGCTCAGTTAAAAATGCTTCCTTCTAGTGCATTTGCAGAATCTAAACGCCAATTAAGAAAAGAAACCTTAGAAAAAATGGGGGTCTAGGTTATACCTTCCCCCGTTAGCTAGGTTGCTATAGAAAACGAAAACAGAGGGCAGTTTGACAAACCGCCCTCTGTTTTCCAGCGCTAGTGGACTGGACCAGACACATCCTCAATATCAGATTTAAGCTTATTTCT is from Alteromonas australica and encodes:
- a CDS encoding crotonase/enoyl-CoA hydratase family protein, with translation MSFNMTIDNEIALITFDDGKVNAVGFGLIDAFNQALDSAEADAKAVVIYGGEGKFCGGFDLSVMKGEDKGQQQALVSAGAALVKRLYAFPKPVIMAAEGHSIALGAIFLMAADLRIGKDGDTKYGLNETAIGMVLPSFGMELAKARLASTSLTEALLFSRIYQGEEAVKAGYLDAAVPQDNVLNTAMSYAAQLKMLPSSAFAESKRQLRKETLEKMGV